The proteins below come from a single Marinifilum sp. JC120 genomic window:
- a CDS encoding site-specific integrase, whose translation MQFTVKQIEKIIRSGKPQILTENAPKGTGKLALRVRQYSAEWLFQYYVNGKRKMMKVANAHGSGSLTLAAARAKADEFRTMLVDGVDPKAELQRQEAEAEKERREIESQGTVEQLFRNYIEDLKHRGKTTWSQVERSLLTGKYNAAKALGRNVKANQVTTADIKKYLGSIHKRGSASSADHTRSYLHSAYQYGMVIENDYVQESDVNFSIQFNPVAAIRVDKQAKKVGNRVLNEDEIRAIYNEMAVPGNHVSLPVARVLQLMVSVGGARVKECVEARKDEFDLEQKRWNLTPDRTKNDKFHALPLSDRAIRIIEAQLENSDSEFLFPGTDPAKPIMYTSLRQAITRFHKKHNREHWSPRDIRRTIRTKLADAGEPDHRLDLFLNHGRSGVGQKHYDRSLHLKSKTKTMIVLDKVLSCILGDGETKVIPLRRDGTWE comes from the coding sequence ATGCAGTTTACGGTCAAACAAATCGAAAAAATCATTCGTTCCGGCAAGCCCCAGATTCTTACCGAAAATGCCCCGAAAGGGACAGGCAAGTTAGCCTTAAGGGTAAGACAATATTCTGCTGAATGGCTGTTTCAATACTACGTCAATGGCAAACGCAAAATGATGAAGGTTGCCAATGCCCATGGGTCCGGCAGCCTAACACTTGCTGCTGCACGGGCAAAAGCCGATGAGTTCAGGACCATGCTTGTTGATGGAGTTGATCCAAAGGCAGAACTCCAGAGGCAAGAAGCTGAAGCAGAAAAGGAACGCAGGGAGATTGAATCTCAAGGTACTGTTGAACAACTCTTCCGCAACTATATTGAAGACCTCAAACATCGAGGCAAGACTACATGGTCGCAGGTCGAACGGTCATTACTGACGGGGAAATACAATGCTGCCAAAGCATTAGGCCGAAACGTCAAAGCCAACCAAGTCACAACTGCCGATATAAAAAAGTATCTTGGATCAATCCATAAACGAGGATCTGCCAGCTCAGCCGACCACACCCGCAGTTATTTGCATAGTGCATATCAATACGGGATGGTAATCGAAAACGACTACGTACAGGAAAGCGATGTCAATTTCAGTATTCAATTCAATCCAGTTGCTGCAATCAGAGTAGACAAACAGGCCAAGAAAGTTGGAAACAGGGTCCTCAACGAGGATGAGATCCGCGCCATATATAATGAAATGGCCGTTCCCGGAAATCATGTATCACTGCCAGTAGCGCGAGTACTACAATTGATGGTCAGTGTTGGAGGAGCAAGGGTCAAGGAATGCGTCGAGGCCCGTAAAGACGAATTCGATCTTGAACAGAAAAGATGGAACCTGACCCCGGACCGGACCAAAAACGATAAGTTCCATGCCCTCCCCCTTTCGGATCGGGCAATCCGAATCATTGAAGCTCAGCTTGAGAATAGTGACAGCGAGTTCCTCTTTCCGGGAACCGATCCGGCTAAACCGATTATGTACACATCACTACGACAGGCAATCACCCGCTTTCATAAAAAACATAACCGGGAGCATTGGTCCCCACGGGATATCAGAAGAACCATCCGAACCAAGCTGGCCGATGCCGGAGAACCGGATCACCGCCTAGATCTTTTCCTGAACCATGGCCGGAGCGGTGTCGGGCAGAAGCACTATGACCGCAGCCTGCACCTTAAATCGAAAACCAAGACCATGATTGTGCTGGATAAAGTTCTGAGTTGTATTCTTGGGGATGGTGAGACTAAGGTTATTCCATTGCGTCGGGATGGGACTTGGGAGTGA
- a CDS encoding ATP-binding cassette domain-containing protein has translation MRINKLKLENYRLFKNVELDFSKEPPGDTNVIVFIGNNGAGKTTLLEALSLSLSWLVARIKRERASGSAMKDLAITNSQNFSTVTTDAIYDETPYQWTLAKTLKGKKKTAESSLSGVTELAELFRENYTEDENASLPLLAYYPVERTILDIPLKIRTKHSFGQLDGLDGSLQQGVDFRRFFEWFREREDSESEVMSRDFVSTVMGMVDLKEQDPQRRISEIFERVDASLKDKQLNAVRKAIEILMPGFESLRIERKPRLRMMVDKDGTQLDVEQLSQGEKSLMALVGSIASRLSMMNPALTNPLEGRGIIMIDEVDLHLHPRWQQGIIDRLCAVFPNCQFILTTHSPLAISSSQNILAYMLDDGEIRQLGNLYGMDANQVLLQEMGVSIRNQDVQDKLDDVLDLIHDRKFSEAHAEIKEQEEKLPTDHWELNKIKILLMRKEAQFAKNN, from the coding sequence ATGCGTATAAATAAATTAAAACTGGAAAATTACAGACTGTTCAAAAATGTTGAACTGGATTTTTCGAAAGAGCCTCCCGGAGATACCAATGTTATCGTTTTCATCGGTAACAACGGTGCTGGTAAGACGACTCTTCTTGAAGCTCTCTCGCTAAGTCTCAGCTGGTTGGTTGCCCGTATCAAACGGGAACGTGCTTCCGGTAGCGCGATGAAAGATCTCGCCATAACAAACAGCCAAAATTTTTCCACTGTCACTACTGACGCAATATATGATGAAACGCCCTATCAGTGGACTCTCGCCAAGACTTTGAAAGGTAAGAAGAAAACTGCGGAAAGCAGCCTGTCAGGCGTAACAGAACTAGCTGAACTTTTCCGGGAAAATTACACAGAAGATGAAAACGCATCCCTCCCGCTGCTTGCCTACTACCCTGTTGAAAGAACAATTCTTGATATTCCACTGAAAATTCGTACCAAGCACTCCTTCGGACAATTGGATGGATTGGATGGTTCATTGCAGCAAGGAGTTGATTTTAGACGTTTTTTTGAATGGTTTAGGGAGCGTGAAGACAGCGAAAGCGAAGTTATGTCACGCGATTTTGTAAGTACTGTTATGGGAATGGTAGATTTAAAGGAACAGGATCCCCAGCGCCGTATTTCTGAAATATTTGAACGTGTTGACGCTTCTCTAAAAGACAAACAATTAAACGCAGTTAGAAAAGCCATCGAAATTTTAATGCCCGGATTTGAAAGCTTAAGAATTGAACGCAAGCCAAGACTGCGTATGATGGTCGACAAAGACGGTACTCAGCTTGATGTAGAACAGCTTTCTCAGGGAGAAAAATCCCTTATGGCTTTGGTCGGCAGCATTGCCAGCAGATTGTCCATGATGAATCCCGCTCTTACTAACCCGCTTGAGGGACGTGGCATCATAATGATTGATGAAGTGGATCTGCACCTGCATCCAAGATGGCAACAAGGAATAATTGATAGACTGTGTGCCGTCTTCCCTAACTGCCAATTTATCCTGACCACGCACTCTCCGCTGGCGATAAGCAGCTCTCAAAATATTTTAGCTTACATGCTCGACGATGGAGAAATCCGTCAACTTGGCAATCTTTACGGAATGGATGCCAATCAGGTCCTTTTGCAGGAAATGGGCGTCAGTATAAGAAACCAGGATGTTCAGGACAAACTTGATGATGTTCTGGACCTTATCCATGACAGAAAATTTTCAGAAGCCCATGCAGAGATAAAAGAACAGGAAGAAAAGCTGCCTACTGATCACTGGGAACTCAATAAAATAAAAATCCTTCTTATGCGTAAGGAGGCCCAGTTTGCGAAAAATAACTAA
- a CDS encoding TIGR02646 family protein — protein sequence MRKITKDEAPDELKDWVKDHPSKRYSEIEDDAVRVAIREACLREQYGLCAYCCKPITADNSSSHNEHVVAQRIDQNRTTDFTNIVASCETPNQCGKAHGHQPLPLTPLMDECETELKFSYSGRVRGTTARAEESLDVLKLQSRSLNAARKRAIEALQYEFGTPPEEAAELDADIIKILLAELDPQEGYDLKPYAPVLVNILEHELEGMQG from the coding sequence TTGCGAAAAATAACTAAAGACGAAGCTCCTGATGAATTGAAGGACTGGGTCAAGGATCATCCAAGCAAAAGATACTCTGAAATTGAAGACGATGCAGTAAGAGTGGCGATACGTGAAGCATGCCTGCGGGAGCAATATGGACTCTGCGCTTACTGCTGCAAACCCATTACTGCTGATAATTCCAGCAGCCATAATGAGCATGTCGTAGCGCAGAGAATTGACCAAAACCGGACGACCGACTTCACAAATATCGTTGCCAGTTGCGAAACCCCGAATCAATGCGGTAAAGCCCATGGACACCAGCCTCTGCCACTTACTCCGCTTATGGATGAATGTGAAACAGAACTTAAATTTTCTTATTCGGGCCGAGTAAGAGGAACAACAGCGAGAGCCGAAGAAAGTCTTGATGTTCTAAAACTGCAATCCCGCTCTCTCAATGCTGCTCGCAAACGCGCTATTGAAGCTCTACAATACGAATTCGGCACGCCGCCAGAAGAAGCAGCAGAGCTGGACGCAGATATTATTAAAATCCTTCTTGCGGAACTTGATCCGCAGGAAGGATACGATCTCAAGCCTTATGCTCCTGTGCTGGTTAATATTTTGGAGCATGAGCTAGAGGGGATGCAGGGGTAA
- a CDS encoding RHS repeat-associated core domain-containing protein codes for MWKIVHRETGEDLADPRPDFDEFSSSDRMYPSMMKPEVKRRWDLKNYEWDETKAQHAKLKRMVHAQFMQENPSLPVVQGLKGTTYGSEIQAEFKKMLNGSQSLLKSRMPQAGTGRTIRDELERDNVDLNEVADEVVQFQTPDSRNTFAVMGVDRDETLRIVGKILALAESSHTLEYQYDGEGRLQVVHYEGKPVEVYRYSHMGQRVFSQVSGGQPLKYRYNEQEQLVQVGEVSYSYDEDGYLAAKQDSHGLTRYHYLESGQLCGVQLSDGREIEYRFDENGFRAEKLINGKLVQRYKWDDLITLSAVEDRSGVTRIRYDEDGDVIGMIRNGQKLLLATDQLGSIFTVADLSGNSVQEVLYDSFGRVIQNSRPELVLPLGFAGGLYDSDTGLIHFGYREYDPSIGRFISPDPLGYAGGDVDLYGYCGDDPVNFVDRLGLFDESSSDDDSKSESGASGSGGGSRSSSSGGYAGNDFGPGYDGTSGSAYGPTDAGWGYNTDPGGSHFNGNNSLGGEGRSQSTTRNAQQAKDNDFFGLQSQQAQDELNKAGVQQGLEVDKKAQELANKQDQFNAKEQAKKEHRALAEADRISRARRASLAADEDDKDKGFFEKVHDGVEEALTKGGKAAKEATAKAAEAFVDDSRIWGTTAAAVAMPAVVAGVAIGGKEVLGAAPQLAKNVGKAAKWGKNFAKNTARKADISIRTSKIGTKQKLNLEKVGEAATGLIDNQPPSPTLGGAVSAAKYVGAGTLEAMENHGKK; via the coding sequence TTGTGGAAGATTGTCCACCGCGAGACAGGCGAAGATCTTGCGGACCCCAGACCTGACTTTGATGAGTTTTCGTCCTCGGACCGCATGTATCCTTCCATGATGAAGCCGGAAGTCAAACGTCGCTGGGATTTGAAAAATTACGAATGGGACGAGACTAAGGCTCAGCATGCAAAGTTGAAGCGTATGGTTCATGCCCAGTTCATGCAGGAGAATCCCAGCCTGCCCGTGGTTCAGGGTTTGAAAGGCACAACTTACGGTAGTGAAATTCAGGCTGAGTTCAAGAAGATGCTTAACGGAAGCCAGTCGCTGCTTAAGTCCCGCATGCCGCAGGCTGGTACGGGGCGGACCATCCGTGATGAGCTGGAGCGCGACAACGTGGACCTCAATGAAGTTGCAGACGAGGTCGTGCAGTTCCAGACTCCCGATTCCCGGAACACTTTTGCTGTCATGGGTGTTGATAGGGATGAAACACTGCGCATTGTCGGTAAAATCCTTGCTTTAGCAGAATCCAGCCATACCCTTGAATATCAGTACGATGGAGAAGGCAGGTTGCAGGTTGTGCATTACGAGGGAAAGCCGGTTGAAGTGTATCGCTACAGCCACATGGGGCAGCGCGTGTTTTCGCAGGTATCTGGCGGTCAGCCACTGAAATATCGCTACAATGAACAGGAGCAGCTCGTTCAGGTCGGGGAGGTCTCTTATTCCTATGATGAAGACGGCTATCTTGCAGCTAAACAGGATTCACATGGCCTTACCCGCTATCATTATCTGGAAAGCGGTCAGCTTTGCGGCGTGCAGCTTTCTGACGGCAGGGAGATTGAATATCGTTTTGATGAAAACGGGTTCCGGGCCGAGAAGCTCATCAACGGCAAGCTTGTTCAACGATATAAGTGGGACGATCTTATCACGTTGTCTGCGGTGGAGGACCGTTCCGGCGTGACGCGTATTCGTTATGATGAGGATGGGGACGTTATCGGGATGATCCGCAACGGGCAGAAACTATTGCTGGCTACCGACCAACTGGGCAGCATCTTTACTGTTGCTGATTTGTCGGGAAACAGTGTACAGGAAGTCCTATATGATTCTTTCGGCAGAGTGATACAGAACAGCCGTCCCGAACTCGTGCTTCCGCTCGGCTTTGCCGGAGGACTGTATGATTCCGACACTGGGTTGATTCATTTCGGTTACCGCGAATACGATCCGAGCATTGGTCGTTTCATTTCTCCTGATCCGCTGGGATATGCTGGCGGGGATGTGGATCTGTATGGTTATTGCGGAGACGATCCGGTTAACTTTGTGGATCGGCTGGGATTGTTTGACGAATCCAGCTCTGATGATGACAGTAAGAGCGAAAGTGGGGCTTCTGGATCTGGTGGAGGCAGCAGATCGTCAAGTTCCGGTGGGTATGCCGGAAATGATTTTGGTCCGGGCTATGACGGAACAAGCGGAAGTGCCTATGGCCCCACAGACGCTGGTTGGGGTTACAATACAGATCCGGGAGGTTCTCATTTCAATGGGAATAATAGCCTCGGTGGGGAAGGACGTAGTCAAAGTACGACACGTAACGCCCAACAAGCTAAGGATAATGATTTTTTCGGTCTGCAAAGTCAGCAGGCTCAGGATGAGCTGAATAAGGCAGGTGTCCAACAAGGTCTGGAAGTGGATAAGAAGGCCCAAGAGTTGGCAAATAAGCAGGATCAATTCAATGCTAAAGAACAGGCAAAAAAAGAACATAGAGCTCTCGCTGAGGCCGACCGGATAAGCCGAGCACGGCGTGCGTCTCTGGCAGCCGATGAAGATGATAAGGATAAAGGATTTTTCGAAAAAGTTCATGACGGCGTTGAAGAAGCCCTGACAAAAGGTGGAAAGGCTGCCAAAGAAGCAACTGCCAAGGCTGCTGAGGCTTTTGTTGATGACTCAAGAATATGGGGAACAACAGCAGCCGCTGTTGCAATGCCTGCTGTTGTAGCTGGAGTTGCAATTGGGGGTAAAGAAGTTCTAGGTGCGGCTCCTCAGTTGGCGAAAAATGTAGGCAAGGCTGCTAAATGGGGCAAAAATTTTGCAAAAAACACAGCTAGAAAGGCCGATATAAGCATACGAACAAGCAAAATCGGAACAAAGCAAAAATTGAACCTTGAAAAAGTTGGCGAAGCAGCAACAGGGCTTATCGATAACCAGCCTCCTTCGCCTACTCTTGGAGGTGCTGTCAGCGCAGCTAAGTATGTCGGTGCGGGAACACTGGAAGCTATGGAAAATCATGGGAAAAAATAG
- a CDS encoding restriction endonuclease, whose product MKIWEAVKKVMEEASTPLTYVEVYEAIVLKGYYRFKAKNPQHVVNSEIRRRCENLDIPSARGVKLFARNPDGKYTLIGFQAIDTPNPLAEEENEHFRLEQRLENAHEKYISSFKKVLLEELKNLTPYEFEVFSKNLLKSYGVEELMVTSPSRDGGIDGEGILKAGLSKLCVAFQCKRWKGGKVGRGEVDKFRGAIQGKFDQGIFFTTSTFTAGAKAVSTRVGAVPVILVNGDGIVDIMLEKRCGVQQELFAKYSIELDRMLIDDMT is encoded by the coding sequence ATGAAAATATGGGAAGCAGTCAAAAAAGTGATGGAAGAGGCAAGTACGCCACTTACCTATGTTGAAGTGTATGAAGCGATTGTTCTGAAGGGCTACTACAGGTTCAAAGCAAAAAATCCCCAACATGTAGTTAATTCAGAAATCCGTCGCAGATGTGAAAATCTGGACATTCCATCAGCTAGAGGAGTAAAGTTATTTGCAAGAAATCCTGATGGGAAATACACTTTGATTGGATTTCAGGCTATCGATACCCCAAACCCTCTAGCTGAAGAAGAAAATGAGCACTTCAGATTGGAACAACGCCTTGAGAATGCACATGAAAAGTACATATCTTCATTCAAAAAAGTATTGCTTGAAGAACTCAAGAATCTTACCCCATACGAGTTTGAAGTATTCAGTAAAAATTTATTAAAAAGCTATGGAGTTGAAGAGCTTATGGTCACCAGTCCCAGCAGGGATGGTGGCATCGATGGCGAAGGGATTTTAAAAGCAGGTCTAAGCAAACTTTGCGTAGCCTTCCAGTGCAAAAGATGGAAAGGAGGCAAAGTAGGACGGGGAGAAGTTGATAAGTTCAGAGGTGCAATCCAAGGCAAATTCGATCAAGGTATATTTTTTACCACTTCCACCTTCACAGCTGGAGCAAAGGCCGTATCCACTAGAGTTGGTGCTGTGCCTGTAATTTTAGTTAATGGAGATGGAATTGTTGACATTATGCTTGAAAAACGATGTGGTGTACAACAAGAGCTTTTTGCCAAGTATTCTATTGAATTAGACAGAATGTTGATAGATGATATGACATAG
- the dndE gene encoding DNA sulfur modification protein DndE, which yields MIEHVRLSQRAKNQLVVVKRHTGISNWNVLCRWAFCLSLAEPAKPRDEEIPSDSSVEMTWKTFGGEHHEVYMALLKQRCLADSLPIEHNSLQRSFKQHIQRGIGYLYAESKKESGIQNLTNSALF from the coding sequence ATGATTGAGCACGTAAGACTCTCACAGAGAGCGAAAAATCAACTTGTCGTAGTGAAGCGACATACCGGCATTAGTAACTGGAACGTTCTTTGTCGTTGGGCGTTCTGCTTATCCTTAGCTGAGCCTGCAAAGCCAAGAGACGAAGAGATTCCTAGTGATAGCTCCGTTGAGATGACATGGAAGACCTTTGGTGGTGAGCATCATGAGGTCTACATGGCTTTGTTAAAGCAAAGGTGTTTGGCTGATAGCCTTCCTATAGAGCATAATTCGTTACAGAGATCTTTTAAGCAGCATATTCAACGTGGAATTGGGTATTTGTACGCAGAATCGAAAAAAGAGTCAGGTATACAAAATTTAACTAATAGTGCTTTGTTTTAG
- the dndD gene encoding DNA sulfur modification protein DndD produces the protein MLLGELILENFSVYGKKQHLDLSPKDSSHPIVLVGGLNGAGKTSLLTAIRLVLFGKRLVHLDPKISSYSAFLKKLINDPSKGDSSITLSFATYSHGEKDIYTVSRRWKEASGGRVSEKFIAHKNGKHDSVISSTWEEFIDSFIPVSIANLFFFDGEAVADMASKEGAQLLLKTGVEALLGINLLNRLQEDLSSLIYKKSQENSDSEFKVRLSVLDAELEKQQSDLDSLEAEEKKIEKRLAQKKAELFKAENEFKASGAELFTQRKSTEDDLKNAKQEVESISSELRDLAAGPLPLALLGNFILDIQEQERREQSAIKAKAVIEVLEERDKTFLDIVKEKAPAAYDELTALLIKDRSHRGNTAATKIVLDMSEEGSILLQHLPQRIEHEQKQAASLKNKFELWVEKKDALERKLAMIPPEETVAESIKKRDDAVHELNIILNQQASLERRIADLKGSRDFKKAEKERLLKKQALEDAENLVHDRVIRYAGVARARVGEFGKAVLDKSINHLEKLIFESINLLLRKKEFIVSVQINANDYELVLKGHNDRHIPLTSLSAGERQLVIISILWGLGRASGRPLPVIVDTPLGRLDSVHRNLLVEYYFPNVSHQTILLSTDTEIAGETKEKLSEFVGASYTLKHDMKRHQTQITNGYFS, from the coding sequence ATGCTCTTAGGGGAACTTATTCTCGAAAACTTCAGCGTATACGGTAAAAAACAGCACTTGGACTTGAGTCCGAAGGATAGCTCTCATCCCATTGTTTTAGTCGGAGGTTTAAATGGGGCGGGAAAAACAAGTTTGCTTACCGCTATCAGGCTCGTTTTATTTGGTAAGAGACTTGTTCATCTTGATCCTAAAATATCGTCATACTCTGCCTTTCTAAAAAAACTGATAAATGACCCTTCGAAGGGGGACAGTAGCATTACGTTGTCATTTGCGACTTATTCTCACGGGGAGAAAGACATATATACTGTTTCGCGTAGATGGAAGGAAGCTTCTGGAGGAAGGGTTTCTGAGAAATTTATTGCACATAAGAATGGTAAGCATGACTCGGTTATATCATCTACTTGGGAAGAATTTATTGATTCGTTTATTCCGGTAAGTATTGCTAATTTATTCTTTTTTGACGGAGAAGCCGTTGCTGATATGGCTAGTAAGGAAGGAGCGCAGCTTCTTCTGAAAACAGGGGTCGAAGCATTACTCGGAATTAACCTGCTTAATAGGTTGCAGGAGGATCTTTCATCTCTCATTTATAAAAAATCTCAAGAAAATTCAGACTCAGAGTTTAAAGTAAGATTGAGTGTTCTGGATGCCGAGCTAGAAAAACAACAGAGCGATTTGGATAGCTTAGAGGCAGAAGAAAAGAAGATTGAAAAGCGGCTTGCGCAAAAGAAAGCGGAATTATTTAAGGCTGAGAATGAATTTAAAGCTAGCGGTGCTGAACTTTTCACTCAACGCAAAAGCACTGAAGATGATTTGAAAAATGCGAAACAAGAAGTAGAGAGCATTTCATCAGAACTTCGTGATCTAGCAGCAGGGCCCCTTCCTTTGGCTTTACTTGGTAATTTTATTCTCGATATTCAAGAACAAGAAAGGCGTGAACAGAGTGCGATAAAAGCAAAAGCTGTCATAGAGGTCCTTGAGGAACGCGATAAGACTTTTCTGGATATTGTTAAGGAAAAAGCACCGGCAGCGTATGATGAACTGACGGCTCTTCTTATTAAGGATCGTAGCCACAGAGGCAATACTGCTGCTACAAAAATAGTCCTTGATATGTCTGAAGAAGGAAGCATTCTTCTTCAGCATCTTCCGCAGCGTATCGAACATGAGCAAAAGCAGGCCGCTTCGCTTAAAAATAAATTTGAGTTGTGGGTTGAGAAGAAAGATGCTCTGGAACGAAAACTTGCGATGATTCCTCCAGAAGAAACAGTGGCTGAATCCATTAAGAAAAGAGACGATGCTGTTCATGAGCTGAACATAATTCTTAACCAACAGGCCAGTCTTGAGCGGAGGATTGCAGACCTTAAAGGTTCACGTGATTTCAAAAAAGCTGAAAAAGAACGTCTTTTGAAAAAGCAGGCATTAGAAGATGCTGAAAACCTCGTTCATGATAGGGTCATCCGCTATGCAGGTGTTGCACGTGCGAGAGTCGGGGAATTTGGTAAGGCTGTCTTGGATAAATCCATTAACCATCTTGAAAAGCTAATTTTTGAAAGTATTAATCTTCTTTTGAGAAAAAAAGAGTTTATTGTTTCAGTCCAGATCAATGCGAACGACTATGAACTTGTTTTAAAAGGTCATAATGATCGTCATATTCCGTTGACTTCGCTTTCTGCCGGAGAGCGTCAGCTGGTCATCATTTCAATTTTGTGGGGACTTGGGCGAGCTTCTGGACGTCCTCTGCCCGTTATTGTTGATACTCCTCTTGGGCGATTGGATTCCGTGCATAGAAATCTTTTAGTTGAATACTATTTCCCAAATGTAAGTCATCAAACCATTTTACTTTCAACCGATACTGAAATAGCTGGAGAAACCAAGGAGAAACTTTCAGAATTCGTAGGTGCCAGCTACACCCTAAAGCACGATATGAAACGGCATCAAACACAAATAACAAACGGATATTTCAGCTAA